In Parasegetibacter sp. NRK P23, the genomic stretch TCGGATGGGCTTGTCTACGGTGATACCACCGTTGAACACCAGGTAGTGCAGGTTAACAATAGAATCTCCGGGGTTCAAACTCGTACCCTGCAACACCATCCATGATTCGTTGTACACTTTCCCGGTGATCACGGAACTGCCGGATACATAAAGGCGACCGCGGTTATTAAATTTCCCGCCACTCTGCACTTCAAAAGATCCTGAAATATTAAGACGGCCATTGTTATTGAAAGTAACGTTATTCTTCACCTGGAGGGAAGGCATGTTCATGGTACCGCATACCGCGTTGGAGAAAGTAAGCGGTCCATCCATATACTGAAGGCTGTTTCCGCTGATGGCGCCTTCGTTCTGAATGCTTGCACCGGTTTTGAAACTGGCGCTATTCAGTACCGCGGTACCATAATTGAGCAGTGAACCTTTAAAATCCCAAAGACCTGAAGGACTGAATGTGCCGCCAACAGCTACTTCTACAATAGAACCTTGTTTGGCGGTAAGTTGTCCGGTGAAGGAACCGGTACTGGAGATGAACAGTTTAGCGCCATTGTTAAGGGTAAGACCACCGGTGAAGGAAGAAGAAATACAAACTACATCTCCATTGTTATAAGTGGCCCAGTTGGTAGGAGCCACGGAGCCGGATGGGCATTGCGCCTGCGCGGCAGTGGCGAAGAAAGAGATCAGGGCAAAAAGAATAGGCAATACGATGCCGTTACGGCTTTTGCCGTTGTTTGTGTAAAAATTATTCATCTTATTGTGGTTTGTATGTGAACAGTGGTAAAGCCGTTTTTCAAACCGGAGATTGGAGGTGGTTAAGCGCGGGCAATAAATGGACAGCACTACTTTTCAGTAGAAGTTTACCATAAAAGCCATACAGATTAACCGATGGAGTTTTTAAGAGGATTTTGGGTACGAATAGGTGTTAATGCTTAGGCAAAGGTAAATGCCATTTTGAAAACCTGCAAGTGTTTTACCCGCATTTTTCGTTAACGAGATGCAAAGCCTTGTGTAATTGTTGCTCCATGGTGAGGTGTGTATTGTCGATAACGATGGCGTCATCTGCTTGCCGGAGCGGGCTTATTTCGCGGTGAGAATCAATGTAGTCGCGCATTTCGAGGTTATTTTTCACCTCTTCAATGCTGATGTTGGGGTTCTTCTGGAAGAGTTCTTTGAAGCGCCGCTGCACCCGGATGGCGTTATCGGCGGTCATGAATATTTTTAGTTCGGCATGGGGGAAAACCACGGTACCGATGTCGCGGCCGTCCATTACAATGCCTTTCCGGGCACCCATTTTCCGTTGCTGGGCCACGGCGAAATCGCGTACTTCCTTAATGGAAGCCACATCGCTTACTTTTTCGGCCACCACAAGGTCGCGGATCACGTATTCCACATTTTCGTCATTCAGGAACATTTCGCTCTGGGCGCTTTGTTCGTTGAAACGGAAATCCAGGTGAATATTTTGCAGGGCCTCTACCACCTGTACGGGACTGGTCCAGTCGATATGGTTCCTCAGAAAATACAGGGTAACGGCCCGGTACATCGCGCCACTGTCTATATAAACGTAGTTCAGTTCCTTCGCCAGCTGCTTGGCGAGTGTACTTTTTCCGCAGGAGGACCAGCCATCGATGGTTACTATGATCTTTTTCGAGGGAACCACAACAAAAAATTTAGCTGTTTATTGAAAAAACAGTAGGATGTAAATCAAAATCGTATTTCTTCCCGGAATACCGTGCCGGAAAGAAATACGATTGAACGAAACATTTTTTATCAGAACCAGCCTCTGCCTGCTCCGATTTCGCGGAACGGCCAGGGAATGGAAATCAGGATCACCAGCAATGCCAGTCCATAGAACAGCAGGGAACGCTTGTGCTTCACTTCGTCGGCGATATTCTTCTTCGCGAAGGATTTGCCTACGTGCACCAGCGCGATGGCGATGATCATGCTGATGAAGTGCTCCACCGCGAAGAAACGCATGGTGGGGTTCTTCATTACACCAGCCATGCCTTCGGCCTTGATGTGCACCAGCCCCCAACTATCGCCCACGGCCCAAAGGTACAATCCGATCAATAACATAATATCGCAGGAAATCATCAGGAAAAGCCCGGTTTTCTTATCACCTGGCGTGAACGCTTTTTTACCGGAGATACCTGCGATACTTCTGAGGATGGCGATGACCAGCAAAAGAAGGATCACCCAGCGTAAAAAACTATGCAAATGGAGCATTCCTGTGTACATGCGTGTAATTTTAAAGAGTTGAAAATTATTAAGATAGAACGCGTAATTTGTTGATTGAAATGCAAATATACCTTTTCTGCATTTTGTTCGTTTAATACTGGAATGTTTAATTTCAGTTTTCGGGCCCGCAATAAATTTTGAAGCAGATGAAGTTCAGTTACGCCGCATATGTTATCCTGATGACCTCTTTTTTTGCGGGAAGTTCCTGCCAGCACAATGGTTCCGCCGGAGGACAACAGCAGGAGGAACAACCGGAACAGAATACGATCAGCCGTTTGAAAGCTGAAATCCGTTCTTATCCTGATTCTCTCCCCCTCCGTATGCAACTCGCGGCCCGCTTACGGCGCCAGGGCGAATTGAGGCCAGCACTCCGCCAAACGGACACCATCCTGCAAAAAGATTCCCTCAACCCCGCGCTGCACCTTTTTAAAGGAGAACTGTTGCTGGAACTGAAAGATACCACCGCAGGCATCCTCGCTTACGAAACCGCTTACAGGATAGAACCTGCTTCCGAAACGCCTTTTAGCCTGGCTTACCTGTATGCCGTTACAGGAAACTCCAAAGCGCTGGAACTGTCTGATACACTGATCGCACGCATGAGCCGGCAAAACCCCAAAGGAGACCCCTACTACATTAAAGGCATATACCATCTTCAAAAAGGCAATCAGCCGGAGGCGCTCCGTTCCTTCAACCAAAGCATCAATATCGACCATACTTTCATGGAGTCTTACACGGAAAAGGGGCGATTGTTGTTCAACCAGAAAAATTACCGCGACGCGCTTAAAGTGTTCCAACTGGCTGCCACCGTTTCCAACAGCTATCCCGATGCTTATTATTGGCAGGGCAAATGCCTCGAAGAAATGGGAGAAAAAACCACCGCGGCCAACCAATATAAAAAAGCGATAGGACTCGATCCGGACTATAAAGCCGCACGTGAAGCGTTGCAGAAACTCGCCGACTGATTATATTGCAGCGAATTATCTCCAAAAACTGATACAATGCCGATCATCGCTCCCTCCCTGCTTGCCGCCAATTTCCTGCGTTTACAGGAAACCTGCGACATGCTGAACGCTTCAGAAGCAGACTGGTTCCACCTCGACGTAATGGACGGGCGATTTGTGCCGAACATCAGTTTCGGCCTGCCCGTGATTGAACAGATCAGGACCACCACCCAAAAAACCTGTGACGTTCACCTGATGATCGAGGAACCGGGTTTATACGCTGAGGCGTTCAAAAAAGCAGGCGCGGATATATTAACGGTACACATTGAAGCCTGTCCGCACCTCCACCGGAACATTCAACAGATACGGCAACTGGGTATGAAACCCGGTATCGCTGTTAACCCGCATACCCCCATTCACCTGCTTACCGATATCATCAACGATGTGGATGTGGTTTGCCTGATGAGTGTGAATCCTGGTTTTGGCGGGCAACAATTCATTCCGCATACCTTAGAAAAG encodes the following:
- the cmk gene encoding (d)CMP kinase, with translation MVPSKKIIVTIDGWSSCGKSTLAKQLAKELNYVYIDSGAMYRAVTLYFLRNHIDWTSPVQVVEALQNIHLDFRFNEQSAQSEMFLNDENVEYVIRDLVVAEKVSDVASIKEVRDFAVAQQRKMGARKGIVMDGRDIGTVVFPHAELKIFMTADNAIRVQRRFKELFQKNPNISIEEVKNNLEMRDYIDSHREISPLRQADDAIVIDNTHLTMEQQLHKALHLVNEKCG
- a CDS encoding lipopolysaccharide assembly protein LapB, with product MKFSYAAYVILMTSFFAGSSCQHNGSAGGQQQEEQPEQNTISRLKAEIRSYPDSLPLRMQLAARLRRQGELRPALRQTDTILQKDSLNPALHLFKGELLLELKDTTAGILAYETAYRIEPASETPFSLAYLYAVTGNSKALELSDTLIARMSRQNPKGDPYYIKGIYHLQKGNQPEALRSFNQSINIDHTFMESYTEKGRLLFNQKNYRDALKVFQLAATVSNSYPDAYYWQGKCLEEMGEKTTAANQYKKAIGLDPDYKAAREALQKLAD
- the rpe gene encoding ribulose-phosphate 3-epimerase; amino-acid sequence: MPIIAPSLLAANFLRLQETCDMLNASEADWFHLDVMDGRFVPNISFGLPVIEQIRTTTQKTCDVHLMIEEPGLYAEAFKKAGADILTVHIEACPHLHRNIQQIRQLGMKPGIAVNPHTPIHLLTDIINDVDVVCLMSVNPGFGGQQFIPHTLEKIRQLKKLIEERKASALIEIDGGVTEDNAAQILGAGADVLVAGSTVFKSKDPMATIAALKNTQPIS